From Enhydrobacter sp., the proteins below share one genomic window:
- a CDS encoding DsrE family protein has translation MQAATDKLVILVTKGIESELSSVAFVIANGGLTAGLKVSIFLTSTGIDLVRKGGQAMTQVAPLEPLGAMIQDFLKRGGTIWACPPCVKSRGYEQNDLLDGVTIVGASAMHAEIKQGAATLSF, from the coding sequence ATGCAAGCCGCAACCGACAAGCTCGTGATCCTGGTGACCAAGGGGATCGAATCGGAACTCTCCTCGGTCGCCTTCGTCATCGCCAACGGCGGCCTCACGGCCGGACTCAAGGTCTCGATCTTCCTGACCAGCACCGGCATCGACCTGGTGCGCAAGGGCGGCCAGGCGATGACCCAGGTGGCGCCGCTCGAACCGCTCGGCGCCATGATCCAGGACTTCCTGAAGCGCGGCGGCACGATCTGGGCCTGCCCGCCCTGCGTGAAGTCACGCGGCTACGAACAGAACGACCTGCTCGACGGTGTCACCATCGTCGGCGCCAGCGCCATGCACGCCGAGATCAAGCAGGGCGCGGCGACGCTGTCGTTCTGA
- a CDS encoding GNAT family N-acetyltransferase, with protein sequence MIAVAAESPLQDDVRSLVAELNETLLALTPPEFCFHMTVEEMAAPDTTVFVARDDGSAVACGALKRHADGIGEIKRMYTRPSHRGRKLGAMIVERIEALARQERLRRLVLETGDRHPAAWTVYERAGFTRCGPVLDYPESQWSVFYEKALAA encoded by the coding sequence ATGATCGCCGTCGCCGCCGAATCGCCCCTGCAGGACGACGTCCGCAGCCTGGTCGCCGAACTCAACGAGACGCTGCTGGCCCTGACCCCGCCCGAATTCTGCTTCCACATGACGGTGGAGGAGATGGCGGCGCCCGACACCACCGTCTTCGTCGCGCGCGACGACGGGAGCGCCGTGGCCTGCGGGGCGCTCAAGCGCCATGCCGACGGCATCGGCGAGATCAAGCGCATGTACACGCGGCCCAGCCATCGCGGCCGCAAGCTCGGCGCCATGATCGTCGAGCGCATCGAGGCACTGGCGCGGCAGGAGCGCCTGCGGCGGCTGGTGCTGGAGACCGGCGACCGCCATCCCGCCGCCTGGACGGTCTACGAGCGCGCGGGCTTCACGCGCTGCGGGCCGGTGCTCGACTATCCCGAGTCGCAATGGTCGGTGTTCTACGAGAAGGCGCTGGCGGCCTGA
- a CDS encoding MFS transporter has translation MSSTSEPLDASAGTERRDGWGRDARVVALIAAAHFVSHVHIMLLPPIFNEVKQAFGVSYTEIAAALTAFNVASALLQTPAGFLVDRIGAKAMLVAGLMLGAVAIAAAALLPGYWVFVIAYAFLGVANTVYHPADYSILSATIDGKRIGKAFSIHTFAGYLGSGVTPALVIGCAALWGWQGAFLAAAGLSFAVGLVLIVLGSALPRAARRTTSTGAATAAPAGKVGLDLLLSGPILRNLLFFLCIAMANGGLQNYTVVSLAAIHGTPASIANVALSAFLLTSAVGVLVGGVIADRTPHHERVAAIGFSCTATMAILMGWVDMPAALLILVMTVGGLLNGIIQPSRDMMVRAVTPPGSFGKVFGFVSTGFNLGGMIAPLIYAWLMDTGRPQMIYAIVVLFILLAVVTAVTRRKPQGIPAWTR, from the coding sequence ATGTCATCGACGAGTGAGCCGCTCGACGCGTCGGCCGGCACGGAGCGCCGCGACGGCTGGGGCCGCGACGCCCGGGTGGTGGCGCTGATCGCCGCCGCGCATTTCGTCAGCCACGTCCACATCATGCTGCTGCCGCCGATCTTCAACGAGGTGAAGCAGGCCTTTGGTGTCAGCTACACCGAGATCGCCGCCGCGCTGACCGCCTTCAACGTCGCCTCGGCGCTGCTGCAGACGCCGGCCGGCTTCCTGGTCGATCGCATCGGCGCCAAGGCGATGCTGGTCGCCGGCCTGATGCTGGGCGCCGTCGCCATCGCCGCGGCGGCGCTGCTGCCGGGCTATTGGGTGTTCGTCATCGCCTACGCCTTCCTCGGCGTCGCCAACACGGTCTATCACCCCGCCGACTATTCGATCCTGTCGGCGACGATCGACGGCAAGCGCATCGGCAAGGCCTTCTCGATCCACACCTTCGCGGGCTATCTCGGTTCGGGCGTGACGCCGGCGCTGGTGATCGGCTGCGCCGCGCTGTGGGGCTGGCAGGGCGCCTTCCTCGCCGCCGCCGGCCTGTCCTTCGCCGTCGGCCTGGTGCTGATCGTGCTCGGCTCGGCGCTGCCGCGCGCGGCGCGCCGGACCACGTCGACGGGGGCGGCGACGGCGGCACCTGCCGGCAAGGTCGGGCTCGACCTGCTGCTGAGCGGTCCGATCCTGCGCAACCTCCTGTTCTTCCTCTGCATCGCCATGGCCAACGGCGGGCTGCAGAACTACACGGTGGTCAGCCTGGCGGCGATCCACGGCACGCCTGCTTCGATCGCCAACGTCGCGCTCTCGGCCTTTCTGCTGACCAGCGCGGTCGGCGTGCTGGTGGGCGGCGTCATCGCCGACCGCACGCCGCACCACGAGCGCGTCGCCGCGATCGGCTTCAGCTGCACCGCCACCATGGCGATCCTGATGGGCTGGGTCGACATGCCCGCCGCACTGCTGATCCTGGTCATGACGGTGGGCGGGCTGCTCAACGGCATCATCCAGCCGTCGCGCGACATGATGGTGCGCGCCGTCACGCCGCCGGGTTCATTCGGCAAGGTGTTCGGCTTCGTCAGCACCGGCTTCAATCTGGGCGGCATGATCGCGCCGCTGATCTACGCCTGGCTGATGGATACCGGCCGGCCGCAGATGATCTACGCCATCGTCGTCCTCTTCATCCTGCTGGCGGTGGTGACCGCCGTCACCCGCCGCAAACCGCAGGGGATTCCCGCATGGACTCGCTGA
- a CDS encoding DNA-3-methyladenine glycosylase I yields the protein MARKVLPFARIRERAAERKGGEKVLASLLPKKRNNRDLAGLGDDRVLAEMTRRVFSAGFVWSVIDQKWPGFEAAFLGFNVKRLLFQPAEFWHGLASDKRIVRNPQKIKSVRENAAFVSDIAAEHGSFGKFLAAWPADDQVGLLDVLAKRGARLGGNTGQYLIRFLGRDSFILSNDLMLCLRDAGVPLSDKGTSKKDRRLAQDQINAWARESGLPLTHVSRICSMSIGENHPAERLREVMQS from the coding sequence ATGGCGAGGAAGGTCCTGCCGTTCGCGCGCATCCGCGAACGCGCCGCCGAGCGCAAGGGCGGCGAGAAGGTGCTGGCGTCGCTGCTGCCGAAGAAGCGCAACAACAGGGATCTCGCCGGGCTCGGCGACGACCGCGTGCTGGCCGAGATGACCCGGCGCGTCTTCTCGGCGGGCTTCGTGTGGAGCGTGATCGACCAGAAGTGGCCGGGCTTCGAGGCGGCGTTCCTCGGCTTCAACGTCAAGCGCCTGCTGTTCCAGCCGGCCGAGTTCTGGCACGGGCTCGCCTCCGACAAGCGCATCGTGCGCAATCCGCAGAAGATCAAGTCGGTGCGCGAGAACGCCGCGTTCGTGAGCGACATCGCCGCCGAGCACGGCAGCTTCGGCAAGTTCCTCGCCGCCTGGCCGGCCGACGACCAGGTCGGGCTGCTCGACGTGCTGGCCAAACGCGGTGCGCGGCTGGGCGGCAACACGGGTCAATACCTGATCCGCTTCCTCGGCCGCGACTCCTTCATCCTGAGCAACGACCTGATGCTCTGCCTGCGCGACGCGGGCGTGCCGCTGAGCGACAAGGGCACGTCGAAGAAGGACCGCAGGCTCGCCCAGGACCAGATCAACGCCTGGGCCAGGGAAAGCGGCCTGCCGCTCACCCACGTCTCGCGCATCTGCTCGATGTCGATCGGCGAGAACCATCCGGCCGAGCGGCTGCGCGAGGTCATGCAGTCGTGA
- a CDS encoding aspartate/glutamate racemase family protein — MTELLLINPNTTASITELVLRTARGFASTGTTLRAVSGAFGPRYIASRVGYAIAGHAAVDALANDRGRKDAVILACFGDPGLAALKEISDVPVVGMAEASILQACAVGKRFSIVTGGERWKAMLEEFVVAQGLGPRLASVRTVAPTGADIARNPRAALSLLARSCTACAREDGADVVILGGAGLAGLAARLGSRVAVPLLDGVACAVALAESLARQKLGGLGDPPPPVDSVGLSRGLAKRIG, encoded by the coding sequence GTGACCGAGCTCCTGCTCATCAATCCGAACACCACGGCCTCGATCACGGAGCTGGTGCTGAGGACCGCGCGGGGCTTCGCGAGCACGGGCACGACGCTGCGCGCCGTTTCGGGCGCCTTCGGGCCGCGCTACATCGCCTCGCGCGTCGGCTACGCGATCGCGGGCCACGCCGCGGTCGACGCACTGGCCAACGACCGCGGCCGCAAGGATGCCGTGATCCTCGCCTGCTTCGGCGATCCCGGACTGGCCGCGCTCAAGGAAATCTCCGACGTGCCGGTGGTCGGCATGGCGGAGGCATCGATCCTGCAGGCCTGCGCCGTCGGCAAGCGCTTCTCCATCGTCACCGGCGGCGAGCGCTGGAAGGCGATGCTCGAGGAGTTCGTCGTCGCGCAGGGCCTCGGCCCGCGGCTCGCGTCGGTACGCACGGTTGCGCCGACGGGCGCCGACATCGCGCGCAATCCCCGGGCGGCGCTGTCGCTGCTCGCGAGGAGTTGCACGGCCTGCGCGCGCGAGGACGGCGCCGACGTCGTGATCCTGGGCGGTGCGGGGCTTGCCGGACTGGCGGCACGGCTGGGATCGCGGGTTGCCGTGCCGCTGCTCGACGGTGTCGCCTGCGCCGTCGCGCTCGCCGAGAGCCTGGCGCGGCAGAAGCTCGGCGGCCTCGGCGATCCGCCGCCGCCCGTCGACAGCGTCGGCCTGTCCAGGGGGCTCGCAAAGCGGATCGGTTAG
- a CDS encoding AraC family transcriptional regulator, translated as MTGTPGENDALSDVLRTVRLSGALQFCFMPSGSWQTDDKPRLATLASEAAPTIPFHILVEGECWLRIGGEESVLGTGDVVAFPHATAHVLGAGRGGQVVIPTLDLPPRPWRQLPVLRYGDGTTTVRLLCGYLTCEALNFGPLRAALPHLIHVRTAKDPRAAWLGATIGQIVEEVDRPRSGGLSMLERLTEITFIELLRHQIGAAATRAGSGWLAALADPALGRCLAHIHDDPRRSWSVGELARLSGLSRSTLAQRFEAVLHTSPMRYVREWRLYLASVALGTTRRPVAAIADEAGYGTEAAFSRAFSRTFGSPPAAWRQQARRAQA; from the coding sequence TTGACCGGGACTCCGGGCGAGAACGACGCCCTGTCCGATGTGCTGCGCACCGTGCGGCTGTCGGGCGCGCTGCAGTTCTGCTTCATGCCGTCGGGCAGCTGGCAGACGGACGACAAGCCGCGACTCGCCACGCTCGCCAGCGAAGCGGCACCGACCATCCCCTTTCACATCCTGGTCGAGGGCGAGTGCTGGCTCCGCATCGGCGGCGAGGAGAGCGTGCTCGGGACCGGCGATGTCGTGGCGTTTCCACATGCGACGGCACACGTGCTGGGCGCCGGGCGTGGCGGGCAGGTGGTGATTCCCACGCTCGACCTGCCACCCCGGCCATGGCGCCAGTTGCCGGTCCTGCGCTACGGCGACGGCACGACGACGGTGCGTCTGCTGTGCGGCTACCTGACATGCGAGGCACTGAATTTCGGGCCGCTGCGCGCGGCGCTGCCGCACCTGATCCACGTCCGCACGGCAAAGGACCCGCGGGCCGCCTGGCTCGGCGCGACCATCGGCCAGATCGTCGAGGAGGTCGACCGGCCGCGCAGCGGCGGCCTGTCCATGCTGGAGCGGCTGACCGAGATCACCTTCATCGAGCTGCTGCGCCACCAGATCGGCGCGGCGGCGACGCGCGCCGGCAGCGGCTGGCTGGCGGCGCTGGCCGATCCGGCGCTGGGCCGTTGCCTGGCGCACATCCATGACGACCCGCGCCGCAGCTGGTCGGTCGGGGAGCTCGCCCGGCTCTCGGGCCTGTCCCGCAGCACGCTTGCCCAACGGTTCGAGGCGGTGCTCCACACCTCGCCCATGCGGTACGTGCGCGAATGGCGGCTCTATCTGGCGAGCGTGGCGCTCGGCACGACCCGCCGGCCGGTCGCGGCGATCGCCGACGAGGCGGGCTACGGGACCGAGGCCGCCTTCAGCCGCGCCTTCTCGCGTACCTTTGGCTCGCCGCCCGCCGCCTGGCGGCAGCAGGCGAGGCGGGCGCAGGCCTAA
- a CDS encoding antibiotic biosynthesis monooxygenase, protein MTVSIVTQTTVRPEKSEAFARWQGETSTTIARFAGFVEQRLMPPNPPLQVDWVILQRFDTVENAKGWLASAERQARLEGAAGMLIGRDDVHIVRDDEGGARTAPVSAVISTRVRPGREAEYRAWERRIAAAQSKAAGLQGYRFEPPVPGVQDDYVAILRFDSEANLQAWLDSPERKALLDEAAPLTEEFHARLARTGFEQWFRDDKGAPIQTAVWKMDMIVLLLLYPIVFLFGVFVHTPLFMGMLELPFAVALFLGNIVSVAMTGVLVPMVAGWLGWWLQPRENVVRTNLLGAGLICAIYAVCIVAFLKYF, encoded by the coding sequence ATGACCGTCAGCATCGTCACCCAGACCACCGTTCGGCCGGAGAAATCCGAGGCGTTCGCGCGCTGGCAGGGCGAGACCAGCACGACGATCGCGCGCTTCGCGGGCTTCGTCGAGCAGCGGCTGATGCCGCCCAATCCGCCGCTGCAGGTGGATTGGGTGATCCTGCAGCGCTTCGACACGGTCGAGAACGCCAAGGGCTGGCTCGCCTCCGCCGAGCGTCAGGCCCGGCTCGAGGGCGCCGCCGGCATGCTGATCGGCCGCGACGACGTGCACATCGTGCGCGACGACGAGGGCGGCGCGAGGACCGCGCCGGTGTCGGCCGTCATCAGCACCCGGGTCCGTCCCGGCAGGGAAGCGGAGTATCGCGCCTGGGAGCGCAGGATCGCCGCCGCCCAGTCGAAGGCGGCGGGCCTGCAGGGCTATCGCTTCGAGCCGCCGGTTCCCGGGGTGCAGGACGACTATGTCGCCATCCTGCGCTTCGACAGCGAGGCCAACCTCCAGGCCTGGCTCGATTCGCCCGAGCGCAAGGCCCTGCTCGACGAGGCGGCGCCCCTCACCGAGGAGTTCCACGCCCGCCTGGCGCGGACCGGCTTCGAGCAATGGTTCCGCGACGACAAGGGCGCGCCGATCCAGACCGCGGTCTGGAAGATGGACATGATCGTGCTGCTGCTGCTCTACCCGATCGTGTTCCTGTTCGGCGTGTTCGTGCACACGCCGCTCTTCATGGGCATGCTCGAGCTGCCGTTCGCCGTTGCGCTGTTCCTCGGCAACATCGTCAGCGTGGCCATGACGGGGGTGCTGGTGCCGATGGTCGCCGGCTGGCTCGGCTGGTGGCTGCAGCCGCGCGAGAACGTCGTGCGCACGAACCTGCTGGGCGCGGGCCTGATCTGCGCGATCTACGCCGTCTGCATCGTGGCGTTCCTGAAGTACTTCTGA
- a CDS encoding arylsulfatase produces the protein MAARIGTTVKESRPHWPEEPERPPGLHGKGAPNILVVLFDDVGFSDFGCYGSPISTPTIDALAGKGLRYTGFHTTAMCSTTRAALLTGRNHHSVGVGCLANFDSGYPGYRGKIAKEAGTIAEMLRPHGYRNYMLGKWHVTPLTESGATGPFDGWPLGRGFDRFYGFMDAETDQYAPELVRDNTPVDPPGDHAGGYHLTADLVDQAIRYLADHVGDRPELPWLTWLALGACHAPHQAPANLIAKYDAMFAEGWDVERERRLERQKTLGIVPGQTRLPPRNDHVRAWSEIPEGERRLFTRLQAAYAAMLDHADQHLARLVDFLDRAGQLDDTLIVVMSDNGASQEGGPLGMVNAMGPYNLKREPIEEKIARIDDIGGPDTHSNFPLGWAMAANTPLRRYKQNTHGGGIRDPLVISWPTGIAARGELRGQFCHASDLVPTLLDIVGVRPPDSIGGVAQMPIEGTSFAASLGNRGAPARIAPQYFEMFGHRGLWRDGWKAVSFHPPGAAFEQDKWELFHLDNDFNEVDDLAAKEPERLKAMIDEWWRQAAACKVLPLDDRFAPRFADNATRFHGPRKRFVFHAGMGHVPTDVAPDVRNRTYTIEADARIDAGSEGVLIAHGDMTCGYSLYMKDGRLAYDMNVGGQHHVAVSDRPVPKGNRRLGVRMRRKEGRNIATLLIDGEAAGGFETQAGFVAFISWSGLDIGRDRSSPVSHYEAPFEFTGRLRKVTVLMDDDQTLDAETAANAALARE, from the coding sequence ATGGCGGCACGGATCGGGACGACGGTGAAGGAGTCCCGGCCGCATTGGCCGGAGGAGCCGGAAAGGCCACCCGGCTTGCACGGAAAGGGCGCGCCCAACATCTTGGTGGTCCTGTTCGACGATGTCGGCTTCTCCGACTTCGGCTGCTACGGCTCGCCGATCTCGACGCCGACCATCGATGCCCTGGCGGGCAAGGGACTGCGCTACACCGGCTTCCACACCACCGCGATGTGCTCGACCACGCGGGCCGCGCTGCTCACCGGACGCAACCACCATTCCGTCGGCGTCGGCTGCCTCGCCAACTTCGATTCGGGCTATCCCGGCTATCGCGGCAAGATCGCGAAGGAGGCCGGCACCATTGCCGAGATGCTGCGTCCGCACGGCTATCGCAACTACATGCTGGGCAAGTGGCACGTCACGCCGCTCACCGAATCGGGCGCCACCGGTCCGTTCGACGGCTGGCCGCTCGGCCGCGGCTTCGATCGCTTCTACGGCTTCATGGACGCCGAGACCGACCAGTACGCGCCCGAGCTGGTGCGCGACAACACGCCGGTCGATCCGCCGGGCGACCATGCCGGCGGCTATCACCTGACGGCCGACCTCGTCGACCAGGCGATCCGCTACCTCGCCGACCATGTCGGCGACCGGCCCGAGCTGCCGTGGCTGACCTGGCTCGCCCTGGGCGCCTGTCACGCGCCGCACCAGGCGCCGGCCAACCTGATCGCCAAGTACGACGCGATGTTCGCCGAGGGGTGGGACGTCGAGCGCGAGCGACGGCTCGAACGGCAGAAGACGCTCGGCATCGTGCCCGGCCAGACGCGCCTGCCGCCGCGCAACGACCACGTCCGCGCCTGGAGCGAGATTCCCGAGGGCGAGCGCCGCCTCTTCACCCGCCTGCAGGCGGCCTATGCCGCCATGCTCGATCACGCCGACCAGCACCTCGCGCGGCTGGTGGATTTCCTCGATCGCGCGGGCCAGCTCGACGACACGCTGATCGTCGTGATGTCCGACAACGGCGCCAGCCAGGAGGGCGGGCCGCTCGGCATGGTCAACGCCATGGGTCCCTACAACCTCAAGCGCGAGCCGATCGAGGAGAAGATCGCGCGCATCGACGACATCGGCGGGCCCGACACGCATTCCAACTTCCCGCTGGGCTGGGCGATGGCGGCCAACACGCCGCTGCGCCGCTACAAGCAGAACACGCATGGCGGCGGCATCCGCGACCCGCTGGTGATCTCGTGGCCCACCGGCATCGCCGCGCGCGGCGAGCTGCGGGGCCAATTCTGCCATGCCAGCGACCTGGTGCCGACCCTGCTCGACATCGTCGGCGTGCGGCCGCCCGACTCGATCGGCGGCGTCGCGCAGATGCCGATCGAGGGCACCAGTTTCGCCGCCAGCCTCGGCAATCGAGGGGCGCCGGCCCGGATCGCGCCGCAATACTTCGAGATGTTCGGCCATCGCGGCCTGTGGCGCGACGGCTGGAAGGCCGTGTCGTTCCATCCGCCCGGCGCGGCCTTCGAGCAGGACAAGTGGGAGCTGTTCCACCTCGACAACGATTTCAACGAGGTCGACGACCTCGCCGCCAAGGAGCCGGAGCGGCTGAAGGCGATGATCGACGAATGGTGGAGGCAGGCGGCGGCATGCAAGGTGCTGCCGCTCGACGACCGCTTCGCGCCGCGCTTCGCCGACAACGCCACGCGCTTCCATGGGCCACGCAAGCGCTTCGTCTTCCATGCCGGCATGGGGCATGTGCCGACCGACGTGGCGCCCGACGTGCGCAACCGCACCTACACGATCGAGGCCGATGCCCGCATCGATGCCGGCAGCGAGGGCGTGCTGATCGCCCACGGCGACATGACCTGCGGCTACTCGCTCTACATGAAGGACGGACGGCTTGCCTACGACATGAACGTGGGCGGCCAGCATCACGTCGCCGTCTCCGACCGGCCGGTGCCGAAGGGCAACCGCCGCCTCGGCGTGCGCATGCGGCGCAAGGAAGGCAGGAACATCGCCACGCTCCTGATCGACGGCGAGGCGGCGGGCGGCTTCGAGACCCAGGCCGGCTTCGTCGCCTTCATCTCCTGGTCGGGTCTCGACATCGGCCGCGACCGGTCGAGCCCGGTGTCGCACTACGAGGCGCCGTTCGAGTTCACCGGCAGGCTGCGCAAGGTCACCGTGCTGATGGACGACGATCAGACGCTCGACGCGGAGACGGCGGCCAACGCGGCGCTCGCCCGCGAATGA
- a CDS encoding NADPH-dependent oxidoreductase, with protein sequence MDSLTPTANGQADDDRAADDRAAALARRYGAAMPKAGPWNETIASLLAHRSVRGYRSDPLPSGTLETLVAAAQSAASSSNLQLWSVIAVDDPAKKKMLAEIAGNQTHIEQCPLYLCWVADLSRNERLGREEKAEFETLPWLETFLVAGIDAALAAQNAVVAAESLGLSTVYIGAMRNDPIRVAGLLGLPERAFVVFGLCVGYATETAQGEVKPRLPQATVLHRDRYAAAGEPARRASYDKELDAFSRRHEMAATTWTQRVLNRMGPLRSMTGRETLRQSLRKLGFEIR encoded by the coding sequence ATGGACTCGCTGACGCCCACCGCCAACGGCCAAGCCGACGACGACAGGGCCGCCGATGACAGGGCCGCCGCGCTCGCCCGCCGCTACGGCGCGGCGATGCCCAAGGCCGGGCCGTGGAACGAGACGATCGCCAGCCTGCTCGCGCATCGCTCGGTGCGCGGCTACAGATCCGATCCGCTGCCGAGCGGCACGCTCGAGACGCTGGTGGCGGCGGCGCAGTCGGCCGCCAGCAGCTCCAACCTGCAGCTCTGGTCGGTGATCGCCGTCGACGATCCGGCGAAGAAGAAGATGCTGGCCGAGATCGCCGGCAACCAGACGCACATCGAGCAGTGCCCGCTCTATCTCTGCTGGGTCGCCGACCTGTCGCGCAACGAGCGGCTCGGCCGCGAGGAGAAGGCCGAGTTCGAGACCCTGCCCTGGCTCGAGACCTTCCTGGTCGCCGGCATCGACGCGGCGCTGGCGGCGCAGAACGCGGTGGTCGCCGCCGAATCGCTCGGCCTCTCGACCGTCTATATCGGCGCCATGCGCAACGATCCGATCCGTGTCGCCGGGCTGCTGGGACTGCCCGAGCGCGCCTTCGTCGTGTTCGGCCTGTGCGTCGGCTACGCCACCGAAACGGCGCAGGGCGAGGTCAAGCCGCGCCTGCCGCAGGCCACCGTGCTGCACCGCGACCGCTACGCGGCCGCCGGCGAGCCCGCGCGGCGCGCCTCCTACGACAAGGAACTCGACGCCTTCTCGCGGCGCCACGAGATGGCCGCGACGACCTGGACCCAGCGCGTGCTCAATCGGATGGGGCCGCTGAGGTCGATGACCGGCCGCGAGACGCTGCGCCAGTCGCTCCGCAAGCTCGGCTTCGAGATCCGTTAG
- a CDS encoding fumarylacetoacetate hydrolase family protein, producing the protein MRLLSFRHAGEARFGAVVDDGIVDLTARSGWTSLRETIAAQALGSLAAAAKGARADFKAADIELLPTIPDPQKILCIGLNYASHVGEVGRQMPTSPSVFSRFTSTLVPSGGDIVRPRSSVEFDFEGELAVIVGERCRHVPRARALSVVAGYSIFLDGSVRDFQKHSVTAGKNFPATGALGPWMTTTDIVTDPQALELTTRLNGATVQHDTTDHMIFDVATIIEYLSTVTWLEPGDVIATGTPDGVGAGRKPPLWMKAGDRVEVEIGGIGILQANVIDE; encoded by the coding sequence ATGCGATTGCTCAGTTTTCGCCATGCGGGCGAGGCCCGCTTCGGTGCGGTCGTCGACGACGGCATCGTCGATCTCACCGCGCGCAGCGGCTGGACGAGCCTGCGCGAGACGATCGCCGCGCAGGCGCTGGGATCGCTGGCCGCGGCGGCCAAGGGCGCGCGGGCCGATTTCAAGGCGGCCGACATCGAGCTGCTGCCGACCATCCCCGACCCGCAGAAGATCCTCTGCATCGGCCTCAACTATGCGAGCCATGTCGGCGAGGTCGGCCGCCAGATGCCGACCTCGCCCTCGGTCTTCTCGCGCTTCACCAGCACGCTGGTGCCGTCGGGCGGCGACATCGTGCGGCCGCGATCGTCGGTCGAGTTCGACTTCGAGGGCGAGCTCGCCGTCATCGTCGGCGAGCGCTGCCGCCACGTGCCGCGCGCGCGGGCACTCTCGGTCGTGGCCGGCTATTCCATCTTCCTCGACGGCAGTGTGCGCGACTTCCAGAAGCACTCGGTCACGGCCGGCAAGAACTTCCCCGCGACCGGCGCGCTCGGGCCGTGGATGACGACGACCGACATCGTCACCGACCCGCAGGCGCTCGAGCTGACGACGCGGCTGAACGGCGCCACGGTGCAGCACGACACGACCGACCACATGATCTTCGATGTCGCCACCATCATCGAATACCTCTCGACGGTGACCTGGCTGGAGCCGGGAGACGTCATCGCCACCGGCACGCCCGACGGCGTCGGCGCCGGCCGCAAGCCGCCGCTCTGGATGAAGGCCGGTGACAGGGTCGAGGTCGAGATCGGGGGGATCGGGATCCTGCAGGCCAATGTCATCGACGAGTGA
- a CDS encoding alpha/beta hydrolase — MTHFTSDGVQLAYDEFGQRDARKAIVLVHGFSSNRYENWKRMGWYDAIAGKGMRGLALDCRGHGESDKPHDPARYDRAAMAGDVFRLMDHAGIERAHLLGFSMGAHIALTAAMTDGGRIDHLVVAGVGGRIFEPPADPDGMARAMEAASPDEIADPMLQSFRHFADEQKEDRRALAACSRGPRTPITRDALFAVRRPTLVIAGQRDSLAGSPQVLAQAIAGAKAVTLPGCDHFSMIAHGLFKASVFDFFDGWLE; from the coding sequence ATGACGCACTTCACATCCGACGGCGTGCAACTCGCCTATGACGAATTCGGCCAGCGCGACGCACGCAAGGCGATCGTGCTCGTGCACGGCTTCTCGTCCAACCGATACGAGAATTGGAAGCGCATGGGCTGGTACGACGCCATCGCGGGCAAGGGAATGCGCGGGCTGGCACTCGACTGTCGCGGTCATGGCGAAAGCGACAAGCCGCACGATCCGGCGCGGTACGACCGTGCGGCGATGGCGGGCGACGTGTTCCGGCTGATGGACCATGCCGGCATCGAGCGTGCCCACCTGCTGGGCTTCTCGATGGGCGCCCACATCGCGCTGACGGCGGCAATGACGGATGGCGGCCGCATCGACCATCTCGTCGTCGCGGGCGTCGGCGGCCGGATCTTCGAGCCACCCGCCGATCCCGACGGCATGGCCAGGGCGATGGAAGCGGCCTCGCCCGACGAGATCGCCGACCCGATGCTGCAAAGCTTCCGCCACTTCGCCGACGAACAGAAGGAAGACCGTCGCGCCCTGGCCGCCTGCTCGCGCGGTCCGCGCACGCCGATCACCCGGGACGCGCTGTTCGCCGTGCGCCGGCCCACGCTGGTCATCGCCGGCCAGCGCGATTCGCTCGCCGGCTCGCCGCAGGTCCTGGCGCAGGCCATCGCCGGGGCGAAGGCCGTCACCCTGCCCGGCTGCGACCATTTCTCGATGATCGCGCACGGCCTGTTCAAGGCCAGCGTCTTCGACTTCTTCGACGGTTGGCTGGAGTAG